Proteins encoded by one window of uncultured Draconibacterium sp.:
- the miaA gene encoding tRNA (adenosine(37)-N6)-dimethylallyltransferase MiaA, with product MKTNLVTILGPTATGKTGLAAHLATQLNGEVISADSRQVYRGMDLGTGKDYEDYFVDGVEVPSHLVDIEDAGEHYNVYRFQTDFIEVFNKIQSRGKFPVLCGGSGLYLEAVLRNYRLIEVPPNKELRKELEGKSLEELTEILKELKPELHNETDVETDRRAIRAIEIEHYYRNHPKEDSEMPEIKSLNVGIDFDREMRRQRITTRLKQRLDEGMLDEVQKLLDSGLTPEQLIYYGLEYKFLTLHLIGELSFDEMFSKLEIAIHQFAKRQMTWFRGMEKRGTKIHWINGHLPMDEKVGEILKLLEQPS from the coding sequence TTGAAAACCAATTTAGTAACGATACTTGGCCCAACAGCAACCGGAAAAACCGGATTGGCTGCACATTTGGCCACGCAATTAAATGGAGAAGTTATATCGGCCGATTCACGTCAGGTTTACCGCGGAATGGATTTGGGAACCGGTAAAGATTACGAGGATTATTTTGTTGACGGCGTTGAAGTGCCATCGCACCTGGTTGATATTGAAGATGCCGGAGAGCATTACAATGTTTATCGTTTTCAGACTGATTTTATTGAGGTTTTTAACAAGATACAATCGCGCGGAAAGTTTCCGGTGTTGTGCGGTGGCAGTGGCTTGTATCTTGAGGCGGTGTTACGAAATTACCGTTTAATTGAAGTTCCGCCGAACAAAGAATTGCGAAAAGAACTGGAAGGAAAATCGCTGGAGGAACTCACCGAAATTTTGAAAGAACTTAAACCTGAATTGCACAATGAAACCGATGTGGAAACCGATCGTCGTGCCATTCGTGCAATAGAAATAGAGCATTATTATCGAAATCATCCGAAAGAAGATTCCGAAATGCCCGAAATAAAAAGCTTGAATGTAGGAATTGATTTCGATCGTGAAATGCGCCGCCAACGAATTACCACCCGTTTAAAACAGCGGTTGGATGAGGGAATGCTGGATGAAGTGCAGAAATTACTCGACTCAGGTTTAACACCCGAGCAGTTGATTTATTACGGGCTGGAATATAAATTTCTGACCCTGCATTTAATTGGCGAGTTGAGTTTTGATGAGATGTTCAGTAAGCTGGAAATTGCCATTCATCAGTTTGCCAAACGACAGATGACCTGGTTCAGGGGAATGGAAAAGCGTGGGACAAAAATTCACTGGATTAACGGACACCTGCCAATGGATGAAAAAGTTGGGGAGATTTTGAAACTGTTAGAACAACCTTCGTAA
- a CDS encoding copper homeostasis protein CutC, which yields MIKEACVESFSEAKLAQDRGANRIELCSDLANDGLTPDFETMKKACSELDIPVMVMARPRAGNFVHSADEIEAMKSSIDLAKEAGADGIVFGLLTPDNKIDESNTRLLAEYAYPLPVTFHKAIDEMEDPVEGVRVLKSIPNIKRILSSGGKTTAFEGQEVIRKMITEAEGKIIILVAGKVTAENVNEMQQITGTTELHGRKIVGDLTSEKNN from the coding sequence ATGATTAAAGAAGCATGTGTTGAATCGTTTTCAGAGGCTAAGCTGGCACAAGACAGAGGAGCTAACCGAATTGAGTTGTGTTCTGATTTGGCAAACGACGGGTTAACTCCTGATTTCGAGACCATGAAAAAAGCCTGTTCCGAACTGGATATTCCGGTTATGGTTATGGCTCGTCCGCGTGCAGGCAATTTTGTACATTCGGCTGATGAAATTGAAGCAATGAAATCTTCTATCGATTTGGCAAAAGAAGCTGGCGCCGACGGTATTGTTTTTGGCTTATTAACGCCCGACAATAAAATTGATGAATCAAACACACGTTTGCTTGCTGAATATGCCTATCCGCTGCCTGTAACTTTTCACAAAGCGATCGACGAAATGGAAGATCCGGTTGAAGGCGTACGCGTTTTAAAATCCATTCCGAATATAAAACGAATACTTAGTTCGGGAGGAAAAACTACAGCGTTTGAGGGACAGGAAGTGATTCGCAAAATGATAACAGAAGCAGAAGGAAAAATCATCATTTTGGTCGCCGGCAAAGTTACGGCTGAGAATGTGAATGAGATGCAGCAAATTACGGGGACCACCGAATTACACGGTCGTAAAATTGTTGGCGATCTTACTTCAGAAAAGAATAATTAG
- a CDS encoding FecR domain-containing protein yields the protein MNKYKLYSSTDFLNDDSFIQWLLKSDSDAELYWDTFIEEHPEKKEEIEEAVEIYNHFKFAHEELTLDEVFAIWNNAKHKSVEKKFSFLTVLKYAAVFVLVFATGALSYYWYNNAAEKAEFTIAENEPLNFNEAQIILSDGKSIPLNSKESEIKYDATGENVIIDNDTIRQQKIAEEQITNRVIIPYGKSSQVTLSDGTRVWLNAGSQLMYPSVFDEKQREVLLIGEAYFEVERNVEVPFIVRTEHADVEVLGTSFDVLAYPDDQMFQTVLVTGSVSVETKKSGLLTGKDKMVLVPNQMFYLDKESGVNYVNNVEVASYTSWKEGMFDCDKQDLNRVVRRLERYYNKRIHIKDPLLGTYKISGKLDLKSDISEVLDVIQAFVPIDWGKQQNGDYFIVKPN from the coding sequence ATGAATAAATACAAATTATATAGCTCAACAGATTTTTTAAACGACGACTCATTTATTCAATGGTTGTTAAAATCGGATAGCGATGCGGAACTGTACTGGGATACTTTTATTGAGGAACATCCTGAAAAAAAGGAGGAGATAGAGGAGGCCGTTGAGATCTACAACCATTTTAAATTTGCGCACGAAGAGCTTACGCTCGATGAAGTTTTTGCCATTTGGAATAATGCAAAACATAAATCGGTTGAGAAGAAATTTAGTTTCCTTACAGTTTTAAAATATGCTGCAGTATTTGTACTTGTTTTTGCTACCGGAGCATTAAGTTACTACTGGTATAACAATGCTGCGGAAAAAGCAGAATTTACCATTGCAGAAAATGAACCTCTGAACTTTAACGAAGCCCAGATTATTCTGTCCGATGGAAAATCAATTCCCTTAAATTCAAAAGAATCGGAAATAAAATACGATGCCACCGGAGAAAATGTCATTATTGATAATGACACAATACGACAACAAAAAATAGCGGAAGAGCAAATTACAAACCGGGTTATTATTCCATACGGGAAAAGCTCGCAAGTTACATTAAGCGATGGAACCCGTGTTTGGTTGAATGCCGGTAGCCAGTTAATGTATCCATCTGTTTTTGATGAAAAGCAACGAGAAGTGCTGTTAATTGGTGAGGCTTATTTTGAAGTTGAACGTAACGTGGAGGTACCTTTTATTGTTCGTACAGAACATGCCGATGTTGAAGTGTTGGGAACAAGTTTCGATGTGCTGGCATATCCTGATGATCAGATGTTTCAAACCGTTTTGGTTACGGGAAGTGTGAGTGTTGAAACAAAAAAATCGGGTTTGTTGACAGGAAAAGACAAAATGGTTTTGGTTCCCAATCAGATGTTTTACCTCGATAAAGAAAGCGGTGTAAACTATGTAAATAATGTTGAAGTGGCCAGTTATACTTCCTGGAAAGAAGGAATGTTCGATTGCGACAAACAGGATTTAAACAGAGTGGTAAGAAGACTGGAAAGATATTACAACAAACGAATACACATAAAAGATCCATTGCTGGGAACCTATAAAATTTCGGGAAAACTTGACCTTAAAAGCGATATCTCAGAAGTACTTGATGTTATCCAGGCTTTTGTACCAATCGACTGGGGAAAACAACAGAATGGAGATTATTTTATCGTAAAACCAAATTAA
- a CDS encoding sigma-70 family RNA polymerase sigma factor, with protein sequence MYPNQKEDAKLWKDFLEGNQSALSKIYLANVNDLYAFGCKFSVDRSLIKDCIQDLFVTLLQTHTKLSPTDNVKAYLFTSLKRKIVREIIRSSKFEQVMERGDYRFEIGFEKLDTQAFENDIYSKKTLAVRSAVESLTSRQKEALYLRFYFGLSHKEIAEVLHMEEQSSRSLISRAVKKIRNVIKSDKKRISNFLYLLFVHSS encoded by the coding sequence ATGTATCCGAATCAAAAAGAAGATGCAAAACTTTGGAAAGACTTTCTTGAAGGAAACCAAAGTGCACTATCAAAAATTTATCTCGCCAATGTAAACGATCTGTATGCATTTGGCTGTAAATTTAGTGTCGATCGATCTTTGATAAAAGATTGTATTCAGGATCTTTTTGTCACACTTCTTCAAACGCACACAAAGCTTAGCCCAACCGATAATGTAAAAGCCTATTTATTTACTTCGTTAAAGCGAAAAATTGTTCGCGAAATTATTCGTTCAAGTAAATTTGAACAGGTAATGGAACGTGGCGATTATCGGTTTGAGATTGGTTTTGAAAAACTCGATACACAGGCGTTTGAAAATGATATTTATTCGAAAAAAACATTGGCAGTTCGCTCGGCTGTTGAGTCGCTTACCAGCAGACAAAAAGAGGCATTGTATCTGCGTTTCTACTTCGGATTAAGTCATAAAGAAATTGCAGAAGTACTTCATATGGAAGAACAGTCATCCCGATCGTTGATAAGCAGGGCCGTTAAAAAAATAAGAAATGTGATAAAGAGCGACAAGAAGCGTATTTCCAATTTCCTGTACTTGTTGTTTGTTCATTCTTCATAA
- a CDS encoding alpha-L-fucosidase: MKKLLVLIPVFLAFMVSAQLEHEITDYVWPTDQALLEKLEDWQDLKFGLLMHWGAYSQWGVVESWSICPEDYGWCERKKGSNPDDYFTYKKEYENLKLSFNPTGFNPDKWAKAAADAGMKYLVFTTKHHDGFCMFDSKYTDYKVTSTECPFSVNPKANITKEVFDAFRNEGLWAGAYFSKPDWNSPDYWDPKFPPMDRNVNYDPAAHPEKWENFVQFTQNQIMELMSDYGKIDILWLDGGWVSKKSPEEIKDYYTHVAETATSGFPISRAVNQDIRMNEIAAKAREKQPGLIVVDRAVKGPNQNYLTPENKVPETQLPYPWESCIIAGGGWSWVPDASFMSPKEAIHMLIDIVAKGGNLLYNIAPGPDGKWPADAYKLLEAMGNWIDVNGEAIYSTRAIAPYKSDNICLSQQKDTKAVYAMYLEQEDGSGLPASFTVKGIKAAKNAKLTLLGAKGNLKWQNTDEGVKVTIPSSIRKNLPCDLAWAVKISAIQ; encoded by the coding sequence ATGAAAAAATTATTGGTGCTGATACCGGTTTTTCTGGCATTTATGGTAAGTGCGCAGTTGGAACATGAAATTACTGACTATGTATGGCCAACCGACCAGGCTTTATTAGAAAAGCTTGAAGATTGGCAGGATTTAAAATTTGGACTATTAATGCACTGGGGAGCATACAGCCAGTGGGGTGTTGTTGAATCGTGGTCGATTTGCCCCGAAGATTATGGATGGTGCGAACGTAAAAAAGGCAGTAATCCGGATGATTATTTTACCTACAAGAAGGAATACGAAAACCTGAAACTATCGTTTAATCCAACCGGATTCAATCCTGACAAATGGGCCAAAGCCGCTGCCGATGCAGGAATGAAATACTTGGTTTTTACAACCAAACACCACGATGGTTTTTGTATGTTCGACTCGAAATATACTGATTACAAAGTAACCAGCACAGAGTGTCCGTTTAGTGTAAATCCTAAGGCAAACATTACCAAAGAGGTGTTTGATGCATTCCGCAACGAAGGATTGTGGGCAGGTGCCTACTTCTCGAAACCCGACTGGAACAGCCCCGATTACTGGGATCCGAAATTCCCACCAATGGACAGAAACGTAAACTACGATCCGGCTGCACATCCTGAAAAATGGGAAAACTTTGTCCAGTTCACTCAGAACCAAATTATGGAATTGATGAGCGACTACGGAAAAATCGATATTCTGTGGCTCGATGGTGGCTGGGTTTCAAAGAAATCGCCGGAAGAAATAAAAGACTATTATACCCACGTTGCAGAAACTGCGACTTCAGGATTCCCAATTTCACGCGCTGTAAACCAGGATATCAGAATGAACGAGATTGCAGCTAAAGCCCGTGAAAAGCAACCGGGCTTGATCGTGGTTGACCGTGCAGTAAAAGGTCCGAACCAAAACTACCTGACCCCGGAGAACAAAGTTCCTGAGACACAACTTCCTTACCCTTGGGAAAGTTGTATTATAGCAGGTGGAGGTTGGTCGTGGGTGCCGGATGCATCATTTATGTCGCCAAAAGAAGCTATCCATATGCTGATAGACATCGTTGCAAAAGGGGGCAACCTGCTATATAATATTGCTCCGGGCCCAGATGGGAAATGGCCTGCTGATGCCTACAAATTGCTTGAAGCAATGGGTAACTGGATTGATGTAAATGGTGAAGCAATTTATTCTACCCGAGCCATTGCGCCATACAAATCCGATAATATTTGCCTGAGTCAGCAAAAAGATACAAAAGCAGTTTATGCCATGTATTTGGAACAGGAAGACGGTAGCGGCTTACCGGCCTCATTTACTGTTAAAGGAATTAAAGCAGCCAAAAATGCCAAACTTACCCTGCTGGGTGCCAAAGGCAATTTAAAATGGCAAAACACCGACGAAGGAGTAAAAGTGACCATTCCTTCCAGCATCAGAAAAAACCTGCCTTGCGATTTAGCCTGGGCAGTTAAAATATCTGCTATTCAATAG
- the hydE gene encoding [FeFe] hydrogenase H-cluster radical SAM maturase HydE: MDKQEIIQLLKTTGEERTALLKRAQEVKVKETGNKVYFRGLVEFSNICAKDCLYCGIRKGNDKVIRYDVSDDEILESCRFAWENRFASVVLQSGELSSPAFVKRVDGLLKKIKQISNGELGITLSCGEQSLDTYNRWFESGAHRYLLRIESSTRELYYKIHPENDIHSFEKRIEALGSLKTAGYQVGTGVMIGLPFQTYEHLADDLVFFKKLDIDMCGMGPYIEYEDTPLYQHRHLLKTKQERFDLALNMIAVLRILMPDINIAAATALQAIDPAGREKALAVGANVIMPNLTPTAYRDEYQLYEDKPCLDEDAELCRNCLEARIHMAGSEIGYGDWGDSKHFYQRTKKQPKTES; encoded by the coding sequence TTGGACAAACAGGAAATCATACAATTACTTAAAACCACAGGCGAAGAACGGACAGCGTTACTAAAACGTGCGCAGGAGGTGAAGGTTAAAGAAACCGGTAATAAAGTCTATTTCCGTGGATTGGTGGAATTCTCGAATATCTGTGCCAAAGACTGTTTATATTGCGGTATTCGGAAAGGAAACGACAAAGTTATTCGTTACGATGTAAGCGATGATGAGATTCTGGAATCGTGCCGTTTTGCCTGGGAAAATCGTTTTGCATCGGTGGTATTGCAATCGGGCGAATTATCGTCGCCTGCATTTGTAAAACGGGTGGATGGTTTGCTAAAGAAGATTAAGCAGATTTCGAACGGAGAGTTGGGAATTACGCTCAGTTGTGGAGAACAAAGTCTTGATACCTATAATCGTTGGTTCGAAAGTGGCGCACACCGTTATTTGTTGCGCATCGAATCGTCAACACGCGAGCTTTACTACAAAATTCATCCTGAAAATGATATCCATTCTTTTGAAAAGCGAATTGAAGCACTTGGTAGTTTAAAAACCGCCGGTTACCAGGTTGGAACCGGGGTGATGATCGGGCTGCCTTTTCAAACATACGAACACCTTGCCGACGATCTTGTGTTTTTCAAAAAGCTCGATATTGATATGTGTGGAATGGGACCATACATTGAATACGAAGATACGCCGTTATACCAGCACCGGCATTTGCTAAAAACAAAACAGGAACGTTTTGATTTGGCACTGAACATGATTGCTGTTTTACGCATACTAATGCCCGATATAAATATTGCGGCTGCCACGGCTTTGCAGGCGATCGATCCGGCAGGACGTGAAAAAGCGCTGGCTGTAGGTGCCAACGTAATTATGCCGAATCTAACTCCAACCGCTTACCGCGATGAGTATCAATTATACGAGGATAAACCGTGCCTGGATGAGGATGCCGAATTGTGTCGTAACTGCCTGGAAGCACGAATTCATATGGCCGGTTCTGAAATTGGTTATGGAGATTGGGGCGACTCGAAACATTTTTACCAACGCACAAAAAAGCAGCCTAAAACTGAAAGTTGA
- a CDS encoding TonB-dependent receptor has protein sequence MRLTTILLLSTLFAATANTYSQTAKFSMKLNNVTLKQVFHEIEKSSEFIIVYSDDIVNPNQRVDVTVNDVTVENVLEQALEETNLTYRISDRQIAITRNTEILDGISVQQNKTISGVVNDAGGQPIPGVSVIVKGTTIGTVTNFDGNFQLDVPVDAAVLSFSFVGFQTQDIEIGNQTLFNITLQEDVMELDEVVAIGYGVQRKSDLTGATNRLTEDDMNKSVATNPVEMMQGRVSGVNITQNSGEPGTGMSVRIRGSNSIRSGQEPLYVVDGIPLDNADITPTGGSAAGYGSGSSKNPLSFLNPEDIESIDILKDASSTAIYGARGANGVVIITTKKGTKGEGTLSYDGYMGVSQIREKLDMLSASEFRSYTKADGTKLLDLGASTDWQDEIYRTGITQSHNLSFGGGTDKFTYQASLGYLDQEGIVDKTGQEKINGKIKVSQDLFNGKLKLGGTLIASHVIDSRSPITEQDGSGYEGDLILSALKLNPTYPVFNEDGSYYQHAHDQRNPRAMLDLVDDVTLTDRIIFNGSAEYEIIENLKYKLNIGLDRTVAERRVNQDQELSYLVNKGEANINSVAANNKLIENYLTYETTINEDHRFNFLAGHAYQFIKFTTTEMNVNGFEVDDIKYTDNLQYGNFSSAIVNSSAYERELQSFFGRVNYSYKDKYLLTFTGRMDGSSKFGENKKYGFFPSAAFAWRVSEEEFMQSMESLSNLKFRLGWGMTGNQEIPDKISLLAVGTTPSANGYFNGTLSPGITFLRTPNPDIQWETTLQTNVGIDFGFFNNRLSGTIDVFSKSTKDVLLEIPAKAPAATQTQWQNVPDLRIINNGLEIGLNGLVVDKNDFSWEIGGNLAYIHNEVKDLPVQLIETGNASGQGLSGTRVQIITNGEPVGTFYGMVYQGLDSNGLSIYKTDNEGVAVKEYLGSALPDFTYSFTTNIDFKRFDFSMFWYGSVGNKVYNNTANALFLKGPLDKGFNVTKEVYESNESPDNSNAFSSRFIEDASFLRLSNLTVGYTFNTKSIDWLGNARVYVTGNNLLVFTDYTGYDPEINTVADENGVPSMGIDYTSYPKPRTFTFGVNLQF, from the coding sequence ATGAGGCTAACTACTATCCTACTACTATCTACACTGTTTGCGGCTACTGCAAATACCTATTCTCAAACAGCAAAATTTTCGATGAAATTAAATAATGTAACGCTAAAACAAGTGTTCCACGAAATCGAAAAATCAAGCGAATTTATCATTGTTTATTCCGACGATATTGTAAATCCAAACCAACGAGTTGATGTAACAGTTAATGATGTTACTGTTGAAAATGTTTTGGAACAAGCTTTGGAAGAAACAAATCTTACCTACCGAATAAGCGACCGGCAAATTGCCATCACTCGAAATACAGAAATACTTGACGGAATATCGGTGCAGCAAAACAAAACGATTTCCGGTGTTGTAAACGATGCCGGGGGGCAGCCAATACCGGGTGTTTCGGTAATTGTAAAAGGGACAACGATTGGAACAGTGACCAATTTTGATGGCAATTTCCAGCTTGATGTTCCTGTTGATGCAGCCGTGCTTTCTTTCTCTTTTGTGGGATTTCAGACCCAGGATATTGAAATTGGCAACCAGACTTTATTCAACATTACCTTGCAGGAGGATGTTATGGAACTTGATGAAGTAGTTGCTATTGGCTATGGCGTTCAACGCAAAAGCGATTTAACCGGAGCTACCAACCGGTTAACCGAAGACGATATGAATAAAAGTGTTGCCACCAACCCGGTAGAAATGATGCAGGGAAGGGTTTCCGGAGTAAACATTACTCAAAACAGTGGCGAGCCCGGAACAGGGATGTCAGTGCGTATTCGCGGTTCAAATTCAATTCGATCAGGCCAGGAGCCGTTATATGTTGTTGATGGAATTCCCTTAGATAATGCCGATATTACTCCTACAGGTGGAAGCGCTGCCGGATATGGAAGTGGTTCGAGTAAAAACCCATTGAGTTTTTTAAATCCTGAAGACATCGAATCAATAGATATTCTTAAAGATGCTTCTTCAACAGCAATTTATGGGGCACGGGGAGCCAACGGTGTTGTTATTATTACTACCAAAAAAGGAACAAAAGGCGAAGGAACATTGTCGTATGATGGTTACATGGGAGTTTCACAAATTCGCGAAAAACTTGATATGTTATCAGCAAGTGAGTTTCGCTCATATACAAAGGCCGATGGAACGAAGTTATTAGACCTTGGAGCAAGTACCGACTGGCAGGATGAAATTTACAGAACAGGAATAACTCAAAGCCATAACCTGTCGTTCGGAGGTGGTACCGATAAATTTACTTATCAGGCATCTCTTGGTTACCTTGATCAGGAAGGTATTGTTGACAAAACCGGACAAGAGAAAATAAACGGAAAAATTAAAGTTTCGCAAGATCTTTTTAATGGTAAATTAAAGCTTGGTGGAACACTGATTGCTTCACATGTTATTGATTCAAGATCGCCAATTACAGAACAAGATGGATCGGGTTACGAAGGGGACTTGATTTTGTCTGCATTGAAACTGAATCCAACATATCCTGTTTTTAATGAGGATGGTAGCTATTATCAACATGCACATGATCAACGAAATCCTCGTGCAATGTTAGACCTTGTTGATGATGTAACGCTTACCGATCGGATAATTTTTAACGGCTCTGCAGAATACGAGATAATTGAAAACCTGAAGTATAAGCTCAATATCGGTTTAGACCGCACCGTTGCCGAACGGCGCGTAAACCAGGATCAGGAACTGAGTTATCTAGTTAATAAAGGAGAGGCAAATATTAACAGTGTTGCTGCCAACAATAAACTGATAGAGAACTACCTTACCTACGAAACAACTATAAATGAAGATCATCGTTTCAATTTCCTTGCAGGACATGCCTATCAATTTATAAAATTCACCACAACCGAAATGAATGTGAACGGATTTGAAGTGGATGATATAAAATATACCGATAATCTTCAGTATGGAAACTTTTCGTCGGCAATCGTTAATTCATCAGCTTACGAACGCGAGTTACAGTCATTTTTCGGAAGGGTAAACTACAGCTACAAAGATAAATACCTGTTAACGTTTACCGGCCGTATGGATGGCTCTTCAAAATTCGGAGAAAACAAAAAGTACGGATTCTTTCCGTCGGCAGCATTTGCCTGGCGCGTTTCGGAAGAGGAATTTATGCAAAGCATGGAGTCTCTCAGTAACCTGAAGTTTCGTTTGGGATGGGGAATGACCGGTAACCAGGAAATTCCTGATAAAATATCTTTACTGGCTGTTGGTACAACTCCTTCTGCAAATGGATATTTTAATGGCACGTTAAGCCCCGGTATAACATTCTTGCGCACTCCGAATCCCGATATTCAATGGGAAACAACCCTGCAAACAAATGTTGGAATCGATTTTGGATTCTTCAACAATCGTTTAAGTGGAACAATTGATGTGTTTAGCAAATCAACCAAAGATGTGCTGCTCGAGATACCTGCAAAAGCACCTGCTGCCACACAAACACAATGGCAAAATGTTCCTGATCTTCGAATCATTAATAATGGTCTGGAAATTGGTTTGAATGGTTTGGTTGTGGATAAAAACGATTTCTCGTGGGAAATAGGTGGTAACCTGGCCTACATTCATAACGAAGTAAAAGATCTGCCGGTTCAGCTGATCGAAACCGGAAATGCAAGTGGACAGGGATTGTCTGGTACACGAGTACAGATTATTACCAATGGCGAGCCTGTGGGTACATTTTACGGAATGGTTTACCAGGGACTCGATTCAAATGGTTTAAGTATATATAAAACAGATAACGAAGGAGTTGCTGTAAAAGAGTATTTAGGTTCTGCTTTACCAGACTTCACATACAGTTTTACAACGAATATCGATTTCAAACGATTTGATTTTAGTATGTTTTGGTATGGATCCGTTGGAAATAAAGTGTACAACAATACCGCCAATGCACTTTTCCTGAAAGGACCTCTTGATAAAGGATTTAATGTAACAAAAGAAGTGTACGAATCGAATGAAAGCCCTGATAACTCAAATGCTTTCTCGTCTCGTTTTATTGAAGATGCCTCATTCCTGCGTTTGTCAAACCTTACTGTAGGGTATACATTCAACACCAAATCAATCGATTGGTTAGGTAATGCACGTGTTTATGTAACCGGAAATAATTTACTGGTGTTTACCGATTATACCGGCTACGATCCTGAAATTAATACTGTTGCAGATGAAAACGGTGTGCCTTCAATGGGAATTGATTATACATCGTATCCGAAACCGCGAACATTTACATTTGGAGTAAACCTTCAGTTTTAA
- a CDS encoding SulP family inorganic anion transporter has product MKFEFKFIDKKQGSIKDDILSGLTVALALVPEAVAFSFVAGVSPIVGLYGAFMMGLITSIFGGRPGMISGATGAMAVVMVSLVQQGNAMGDGQGLQYLFATLILAGTIQGLFGVFKLGKFIRLVPHSVMMGFVNGLAIVIFLSQLNMFKTGGEWLGGTPLYIMLSLVALTMAIMVILPKISKAIPAALVGILVVTAVVIFGNIETETVRSFIQSGGGDSIKAGLPTFNVPLIPFDLHTLKLIFPYALILAAVGLIESLMTLNLVDELTETRGSGNREAAAQGVANIVNGFFGGMGGCAMIGQSIINIKSGGRGRLSGIVAAVMLLVFILFASSYIEMIPIAALVGVMFMVVIGTFAWSTFKIINKIPVSDLIVIVLVTGLTVIFDLAIAVLAGVVVSALVFSWENATRIRARKKVDEHGIKHYEIFGPLFFGSTTLFQSKFDVQNDPNEVIVDFKESRIMDQSAIEAVNKLAERYQKAGKTIHLRHLSRDCIKLVKKAEAICDVNVVEDPNYFVAIDNYNKLTKLQAKLNGDATS; this is encoded by the coding sequence ATGAAGTTTGAATTTAAATTTATAGATAAAAAGCAGGGAAGCATAAAAGATGATATCCTATCGGGATTAACCGTTGCTCTGGCACTGGTGCCCGAAGCAGTGGCTTTTAGTTTTGTTGCAGGTGTATCGCCAATTGTTGGATTATACGGCGCTTTTATGATGGGACTGATCACCTCCATTTTTGGAGGTCGCCCGGGAATGATTTCCGGAGCCACAGGAGCGATGGCCGTTGTAATGGTTAGCCTGGTGCAACAAGGTAACGCCATGGGCGACGGGCAAGGTTTGCAATACCTGTTTGCCACATTAATTTTAGCCGGAACAATACAAGGTCTTTTTGGCGTTTTTAAACTCGGAAAATTTATTCGTTTGGTACCTCACTCGGTAATGATGGGATTTGTAAACGGGTTGGCTATTGTAATTTTCCTCTCGCAGCTGAATATGTTTAAAACCGGCGGCGAATGGCTAGGCGGAACACCTTTATACATCATGCTTAGTCTGGTTGCTCTAACAATGGCAATCATGGTTATTCTACCCAAAATAAGTAAAGCTATACCGGCGGCACTGGTTGGAATACTGGTGGTTACAGCCGTTGTAATATTCGGAAATATAGAAACTGAAACGGTACGAAGTTTTATACAAAGTGGTGGTGGCGACAGTATTAAAGCCGGTCTGCCAACTTTTAATGTTCCTCTGATTCCTTTTGATCTGCACACATTAAAATTGATTTTCCCATACGCGTTGATTCTCGCTGCGGTTGGATTAATTGAATCGTTAATGACACTTAACCTGGTTGACGAGCTAACTGAAACACGTGGTAGCGGAAACCGCGAAGCCGCAGCGCAAGGTGTGGCAAACATTGTTAACGGATTTTTTGGAGGAATGGGCGGTTGTGCCATGATCGGACAAAGTATCATCAATATTAAATCGGGTGGTCGTGGCCGCTTGTCGGGCATTGTTGCGGCAGTAATGTTGCTTGTCTTTATTTTGTTCGCCTCATCGTACATTGAAATGATTCCGATTGCAGCACTTGTTGGTGTAATGTTTATGGTGGTTATTGGCACCTTTGCATGGAGTACTTTTAAAATCATCAATAAAATACCGGTTTCCGACCTTATTGTCATTGTACTTGTGACAGGACTCACGGTAATTTTCGATCTGGCCATTGCTGTTTTAGCAGGAGTTGTTGTTTCAGCACTGGTATTTTCGTGGGAAAACGCAACACGTATTCGTGCCCGTAAAAAAGTTGATGAACACGGCATAAAACACTACGAAATATTTGGCCCCCTGTTTTTTGGATCAACGACCTTGTTCCAAAGTAAATTCGATGTTCAAAACGATCCGAATGAAGTAATCGTTGATTTTAAGGAATCGCGGATTATGGATCAGTCGGCCATTGAAGCCGTTAACAAACTGGCCGAGCGTTACCAAAAGGCAGGCAAAACAATTCATTTGCGACACTTAAGTCGTGATTGTATTAAACTGGTAAAAAAGGCAGAAGCTATTTGTGATGTGAATGTTGTGGAAGATCCAAACTATTTTGTGGCCATCGATAATTACAACAAGCTCACAAAACTGCAGGCTAAATTAAACGGTGATGCAACCTCTTAA